A window of Apium graveolens cultivar Ventura chromosome 8, ASM990537v1, whole genome shotgun sequence contains these coding sequences:
- the LOC141678096 gene encoding zinc finger CCCH domain-containing protein 20: MMIGERSRHSNPTVHVPPWSFSDNPTADINSLSHSPNTNPNFFENDYSFFLKNNSLANLRRFIQSNAVLDDENEVSDDENDLTLDTYACDNFRMYEFKVRKCVRGRSHDWTECPYAHPGEKARRRDPRKFHYSGTACPDFRKGNCKKGDVCEFAHGVFECWLHPARYRTQVCKDGQGCRRRVCFFAHTPEEVRVLSPRASCLSDRDHSYDGSPSRRFCFEGECSPNESPPMSPMAAAAELSRSLGSSSVGEMVASLRQLQLNKVKSIPTSWALQMSSGSSGLGSPGSPLTRVGFSSLPNTPTRSVTRPRSGYSDFWEKMKLDEEVEEEPVMERVESGRGLRAKMFEKLSKENPLDRVDPNPSTGPNPDLDLGWVSDLVQ; this comes from the coding sequence ATGATGATCGGAGAAAGATCCCGTCATTCAAATCCAACCGTCCACGTCCCTCCTTGGTCTTTTTCAGATAATCCAACGGCTGATATTAATTCTCTATCTCATAGCCCTAACACAAACCCTAATTTCTTCGAAAATGATTACTCTTTTTTCCTCAAAAACAACTCTCTTGCTAATCTCCGCAGATTTATTCAGTCCAATGCTGTTCTTGATGACGAGAATGAAGTTTCggatgatgaaaatgatttgaCTCTCGACACGTACGCTTGCGATAACTTTCGCATGTACGAGTTTAAGGTGCGTAAGTGTGTGCGAGGTAGATCACATGATTGGACTGAGTGTCCGTATGCCCATCCGGGCGAGAAAGCCCGGAGGAGGGATCCTAGGAAGTTTCATTATTCGGGCACGGCGTGCCCGGACTTTCGAAAAGGTAATTGTAAGAAAGGAGATGTTTGTGAATTCGCGCACGGTGTTTTCGAGTGTTGGCTACATCCAGCTCGTTATCGTACTCAAGTTTGTAAAGATGGTCAAGGGTGCAGGAGGAGAGTGTGTTTCTTCGCGCACACTCCAGAGGAAGTTCGGGTTTTAAGCCCAAGAGCTTCGTGTTTGAGTGATCGTGATCACTCCTATGATGGCTCCCCTTCCAGAAGGTTTTGTTTCGAAGGGGAGTGTTCACCGAATGAGTCGCCGCCTATGTCTCCTATGGCGGCGGCTGCTGAGTTGAGCCGGTCTTTAGGCTCGAGTTCTGTTGGGGAGATGGTGGCATCTTTGCGTCAGTTGCAGCTTAATAAAGTGAAGTCTATACCAACTTCGTGGGCTTTACAAATGAGCAGTGGGAGTTCTGGACTTGGATCTCCCGGGTCACCTTTAACTCGGGTCGGGTTTAGTAGCTTGCCTAATACCCCAACCAGGTCCGTGACCCGACCCAGATCCGGGTATAGTGATTTTTGGGAGAAAATGAAGCTGGATGAGGAAGTTGAAGAGGAGCCTGTGATGGAGAGGGTGGAGTCAGGTAGGGGTTTAAGGGCAAAAATGTTTGAGAAGCTAAGCAAGGAGAATCCGTTGGATCGGGTCGACCCGAATCCATCAACTGGTCCAAACCCGGATCTTGATCTCGGGTGGGTGTCTGATCTGGTCCAGTAA